A window of Ananas comosus cultivar F153 linkage group 4, ASM154086v1, whole genome shotgun sequence contains these coding sequences:
- the LOC109709220 gene encoding uncharacterized protein LOC109709220 isoform X1, whose protein sequence is MEIKDSVTDIPIQDPPGDVFSAADLTWTKFGSTEHHVDDVALIPYTRVEAFISGESSNAECPTRFHIERGRKREKGSLKEFKSDEYLLYRLYWCSFGPENYGEGGNILPSRRYRLNTRNRAARPQSMRGCTCHFAIKRLYARPSVALIIYHERRHINKSGFICHGPLDRDAIGPGAKKVPYICSEIQQQTISMIYLGIPEENILQTHIEGVQRYCGSNARVDSLASQYVQKLGMIIKRSTHELDLDDQASIRMWVERNKKSVFFYQDSTETDPFILGIQTEWQLQQMLRFGHQSILACDSTFGISKLKYPLYTLLVFDSRQHALPVAWVITRTIVKKDVAKWMQTLADRIHAVDLSWRVCGFIIDDPTLELDPIRDVFCCPILFSLWRIRRSWLKNVIKRCTNNEIQREIFQRLGKIIYSFWSEVDAMGGVEELIQDFVDQTTFMQYFKAFWVPKIEMWLETLKSLPLASQESCGAIEGYHLKLKTKIYDDSNLGALKRVDWLVHKLTTEIHSGYWLDLFADESGSFPTVKEEYISSTSWHRALQIPDDAVRFDNENCLFAEVVSQKDCTQTHKVWNPGCEFSLCNCSWSMQGNLCKHVIKVNMLCQGMEEFPPPLSYQSFRRILLDLWRRPLDDSISLDQLVAWATQTQERIQTLTELAISGDIAKVAKNLPLKWFCKKGRTFNGRPAGGSALVLVQSGSSGKRSVTKKKNRKRKRLSRIKGS, encoded by the exons ATGGAGATAAAGGATTCCGTTACTGATATTCCAATTCAGGACCCTCCAGGAGATGTATTTTCTGCTGCCGACCTGACATGGACGAAgtttggaagcacggaacaCCATGTTGATGATGTCGCCCTCATTCCTTACACTCGAGTTGAGGCTTTTATAAGCGGCGAAAGTTCAAACGCAGAGTGTCCTACTCGTTTTCACATTGAAAGgggaaggaaaagagagaagggAAGCTTGAAGGAATTTAAAAGTGATGAATATCTCCTATACAGGCT TTACTGGTGTTCATTTGGTCCCGAGAACTATGGAGAGGGAGGGAACATCTTGCCGAGCCGAAGATACAGACTCAACACAAGAAATCGTGCCGCTCGGCCGCAGTCTATGCGTGGTTGCACTTGCCACTTTGCTATCAAGCGCTTGTACGCCCGTCCCTCAGTTGCACTCATCATATACCATGAAAGGCGCCACATTAACAAGTCTGGCTTTATATGCCATGGTCCTCTAGATAGAGATGCCATTGGCCCAGGTGCCAAGAAGGTCCCATACATATGCAGTGAAATTCAGCAGCAAACTATATCGATGATTTATCTCGGAATCCCTGAGGAGAATATATTGCAGACACATATAGAAGGCGTGCAAAGGTATTGTGGCTCGAATGCGAGGGTAGATAGTCTTGCTTCTCAATATGTCCAAAAGCTTGGAATGATTATAAAGAGGTCTACTCATGAATTGGATCTAGATGACCAGGCTAGCATTCGGATGTGGGTTGAGAGGAATAAGAAATCAGTGTTTTTCTACCAAGATTCAACAGAGACTGACCCTTTTATCCTAGGAATCCAAACAGAGTGGCAGTTGCAGCAGATGCTTCGTTTTGGACACCAAAGTATTCTGGCATGTGACTCAACTTTCGGTATAAGCAAGCTGAAG TATCCACTTTACACGCTACTTGTTTTCGATTCAAGACAACATGCTCTTCCTGTTGCGTGGGTCATTACTCGAACTATTGTTAAGAAGGATGTTGCTAAATGGATGCAAACACTTGCAGATAGGATTCATGCAGTTGATTTGAGTTGGAGAGTTTGTGGGTTTATAATTGATGACCCAACTTTAGAGCTTGACCCCATCAG GGATGTATTTTGTTGCCCTATTCTATTCTCTTTATGGCGTATTCGTAGGTCATGGCTAAAGAATGTAATTAAGAGATGCACCAACAATGAAATTCAACGTGAAATATTTCAACGTCTGGGCAAAATTATCTACAGCTTTTGGAGTGAAGTGGATGCAATGGGTGGTGTAGAGGAGTTAATTCAAGATTTTGTAGACCAGACTACCTTCATGCAGTATTTTAAGGCATTCTGGGTTCCCAAAATTG AGATGTGGCTTGAAACTCTGAAGAGTCTTCCCCTAGCCAGCCAGGAGTCCTGTGGTGCTATTGAAGGATACCATCTAAAGCTTAAGACCAAAATCTACGATGACTCCAATCTTGGTGCCCTAAAACGCGTCGATTGGTTAGTTCATAAGCTCACAACCGAGATCCACTCGGGTTATTGGCTTGATCTCTTTGCCGATGAGAGCGGGTCATTCCCAACAGTAAAAGAGGAGTACATTTCTTCCACGTCCTGGCATCGAGCACTACAAATTCCTGATGATGCCGTACGTTTTGATAATGAAAATTGTCTTTTCGCAGAAGTTGTCAGCCAGAAGGATTGTACTCAAACACACAAAGTATGGAATCCGGGATGTGAATTCTCTCTCTGTAATTGTTCTTGGTCGATGCAGGGAAACCTTTGCAAACATGTCATAAAGGTTAACATGCTTTGCCAAGGTATGGAGGaatttcctcctcctctttcgtACCAGTCATTTCGACGAATTTTACTTGATCTCTGGAGGCGACCATTGGATGACTCAATCTCACTTGATCAATTGGTGGCATGGGCTACCCAAACGCAGGAGAGGATTCAAACACTAACTGAGCTTGCTATTTCCGGTGATATTGCAAAAGTTGCAAAGAATTTGCCACTGAAATGGTTTTGTAAGAAAGGGAGAACATTTAACGGTAGACCAGCTGGTGGTAGTGCTCTTGTGCTTGTTCAATCTGGCAGCAGTGGAAAGAGAAGCgttacgaagaagaagaatcgAAAGAGGAAGAGGCTGTCGAGGATAAAGGGTTCATGA
- the LOC109709220 gene encoding uncharacterized protein LOC109709220 isoform X2, with translation MRGCTCHFAIKRLYARPSVALIIYHERRHINKSGFICHGPLDRDAIGPGAKKVPYICSEIQQQTISMIYLGIPEENILQTHIEGVQRYCGSNARVDSLASQYVQKLGMIIKRSTHELDLDDQASIRMWVERNKKSVFFYQDSTETDPFILGIQTEWQLQQMLRFGHQSILACDSTFGISKLKYPLYTLLVFDSRQHALPVAWVITRTIVKKDVAKWMQTLADRIHAVDLSWRVCGFIIDDPTLELDPIRDVFCCPILFSLWRIRRSWLKNVIKRCTNNEIQREIFQRLGKIIYSFWSEVDAMGGVEELIQDFVDQTTFMQYFKAFWVPKIEMWLETLKSLPLASQESCGAIEGYHLKLKTKIYDDSNLGALKRVDWLVHKLTTEIHSGYWLDLFADESGSFPTVKEEYISSTSWHRALQIPDDAVRFDNENCLFAEVVSQKDCTQTHKVWNPGCEFSLCNCSWSMQGNLCKHVIKVNMLCQGMEEFPPPLSYQSFRRILLDLWRRPLDDSISLDQLVAWATQTQERIQTLTELAISGDIAKVAKNLPLKWFCKKGRTFNGRPAGGSALVLVQSGSSGKRSVTKKKNRKRKRLSRIKGS, from the exons ATGCGTGGTTGCACTTGCCACTTTGCTATCAAGCGCTTGTACGCCCGTCCCTCAGTTGCACTCATCATATACCATGAAAGGCGCCACATTAACAAGTCTGGCTTTATATGCCATGGTCCTCTAGATAGAGATGCCATTGGCCCAGGTGCCAAGAAGGTCCCATACATATGCAGTGAAATTCAGCAGCAAACTATATCGATGATTTATCTCGGAATCCCTGAGGAGAATATATTGCAGACACATATAGAAGGCGTGCAAAGGTATTGTGGCTCGAATGCGAGGGTAGATAGTCTTGCTTCTCAATATGTCCAAAAGCTTGGAATGATTATAAAGAGGTCTACTCATGAATTGGATCTAGATGACCAGGCTAGCATTCGGATGTGGGTTGAGAGGAATAAGAAATCAGTGTTTTTCTACCAAGATTCAACAGAGACTGACCCTTTTATCCTAGGAATCCAAACAGAGTGGCAGTTGCAGCAGATGCTTCGTTTTGGACACCAAAGTATTCTGGCATGTGACTCAACTTTCGGTATAAGCAAGCTGAAG TATCCACTTTACACGCTACTTGTTTTCGATTCAAGACAACATGCTCTTCCTGTTGCGTGGGTCATTACTCGAACTATTGTTAAGAAGGATGTTGCTAAATGGATGCAAACACTTGCAGATAGGATTCATGCAGTTGATTTGAGTTGGAGAGTTTGTGGGTTTATAATTGATGACCCAACTTTAGAGCTTGACCCCATCAG GGATGTATTTTGTTGCCCTATTCTATTCTCTTTATGGCGTATTCGTAGGTCATGGCTAAAGAATGTAATTAAGAGATGCACCAACAATGAAATTCAACGTGAAATATTTCAACGTCTGGGCAAAATTATCTACAGCTTTTGGAGTGAAGTGGATGCAATGGGTGGTGTAGAGGAGTTAATTCAAGATTTTGTAGACCAGACTACCTTCATGCAGTATTTTAAGGCATTCTGGGTTCCCAAAATTG AGATGTGGCTTGAAACTCTGAAGAGTCTTCCCCTAGCCAGCCAGGAGTCCTGTGGTGCTATTGAAGGATACCATCTAAAGCTTAAGACCAAAATCTACGATGACTCCAATCTTGGTGCCCTAAAACGCGTCGATTGGTTAGTTCATAAGCTCACAACCGAGATCCACTCGGGTTATTGGCTTGATCTCTTTGCCGATGAGAGCGGGTCATTCCCAACAGTAAAAGAGGAGTACATTTCTTCCACGTCCTGGCATCGAGCACTACAAATTCCTGATGATGCCGTACGTTTTGATAATGAAAATTGTCTTTTCGCAGAAGTTGTCAGCCAGAAGGATTGTACTCAAACACACAAAGTATGGAATCCGGGATGTGAATTCTCTCTCTGTAATTGTTCTTGGTCGATGCAGGGAAACCTTTGCAAACATGTCATAAAGGTTAACATGCTTTGCCAAGGTATGGAGGaatttcctcctcctctttcgtACCAGTCATTTCGACGAATTTTACTTGATCTCTGGAGGCGACCATTGGATGACTCAATCTCACTTGATCAATTGGTGGCATGGGCTACCCAAACGCAGGAGAGGATTCAAACACTAACTGAGCTTGCTATTTCCGGTGATATTGCAAAAGTTGCAAAGAATTTGCCACTGAAATGGTTTTGTAAGAAAGGGAGAACATTTAACGGTAGACCAGCTGGTGGTAGTGCTCTTGTGCTTGTTCAATCTGGCAGCAGTGGAAAGAGAAGCgttacgaagaagaagaatcgAAAGAGGAAGAGGCTGTCGAGGATAAAGGGTTCATGA
- the LOC109709129 gene encoding DEAD-box ATP-dependent RNA helicase 18-like: MVCEAPNKSSQLVDFLLKNTSMKIIVYFMTCACVDYWGIILPQLNMLKGSSIISLHGKMKQSAREKALASFTALSSGILLCTDVAARGLDIPGVDWIVQYDPPQDPNVFIHRVGRTARIGRQGSAIVFLLPKEDAYVEFLRLRRVPLKERQCLDNAEDIVPQACSCHLKSVYSYRFPIDGKSPLIILLFTKSRDKAREKQRQKTLQRKEPDAFHGPKTERNKKPDLEKAAAITRKKTGRQRRATQTKEDDEELEQEYRLLKKLKRGAIDEDEYEKLTGFRNFDEEDPSDDNLDELGKKTSKVKKIKGAKHKQRGNAKGSARNSKGNKNSKGKLKSKVNKIRK; this comes from the exons ATGGTTTGTGAAGCACCGAACAAGTCATCACAGCTTGTTGACTTCCTATTGAAGAACACGTCTATGAAGATAATAGT ATATTTCATGACATGTGCTTGTGTTGACTACTGGGGGATCATCCTTCCCCAACTAAACATGCTTAAGGGTTCTTCAATAATTTCTCTTCATGGGAAGATGAAGCAG AGTGCGAGGGAGAAAGCATTGGCATCTTTCACAGCTCTATCAAGTGGTATCTTACTTTGCACAGATGTTGCAGCAAGGGGACTTGACATTCCAGGTGTCGATTGGATTGTGCAG TATGATCCACCTCAAGATCCAAATGTCTTCATACATCGAGTAGGCCGAACTGCACGGATTGGTCGACAAGGAAGTGCTATTGTATTTCTCTTGCCCAAG GAGGACGCTTATGTCGAGTTCCTGAGGCTTAGGCGTGTGCCTCTCAAGGAGAGGCAATGTTTAGATAATGCTGAAGATATTGTTCCCCAGGCATGTAGCTGTCATCTAAAGTCTGTTTATAGCTACAGA TTTCCTATCGATGGCAAATCTCCTCTGATTATTCTCCTATTTACTAAATCTAGAGATAAAGCTCGAGAAAAGCAACGCCAGAAGACTTTGCAAAGAAAGGAACCTGATGCTTTTCACGGACCAAAAACGGAAAGAAACAAGAAGCCAGATCTAGAAAAAGCTGCAGCTATCACAAGGAAGAAAACAGGCAGACAACGCCGTGCAACTCAGACGAAAGAGGACGACGAAGAATTGGAGCAGGAATATCGCTTACTTAAAAAGCTGAAGCGAGGAGCGATCGACGAAGATGAATATGAGAAGCTTACAGGCTTCAGAAACTTTGACGAGGAAGATCCATCAGACGACAATCTTGATGAGCTTGGCAAGAAAACTTCCAAggtaaagaaaattaaaggagCAAAACACAAGCAAAGAGGAAATGCAAAAGGGTCTGCTAGAAATTCTAAAGGTAATAAGAATTCGAAGGGTAAATTGAAATCTAAAGTCAATAAAATAAGGAAATAA
- the LOC109708861 gene encoding cytosolic endo-beta-N-acetylglucosaminidase 1-like (The sequence of the model RefSeq protein was modified relative to this genomic sequence to represent the inferred CDS: added 64 bases not found in genome assembly) — translation MALPRRLPLFPNPRRTLKTLKALLLDPLLRRLLLLFRSSMASADALEPNRDDDRRPWDPPFDPSEPSLPISYPIADLRALESRSYFESFHFPFNRASAPLPPSSAAAAAVAAPLPPRRRILVCHDMKGGYRDDAWVQGGSNADAYAIWHWHLMDVFVYFSHYLVTLPPPCWTNAAHTHGVKVLGTFLAEWDAGKVVCETLLATKSAARMYAERLAELASALGFDGWLINLEVNLDSQLIDNLKEFLHHLTETMHSYVPGSLVIWYDAVTKDGQLDWQDQLNGKNKPFFDLCDGIFVNYTWNEKYPEYSAAVAGERKFDVYMGIDVFGRNTFGGGQWNTNVALDLLKKEDISAAIFAPGWVYETKQEPDFQSAQNRWWGLVEQSWGILQTYPKLLPFYSNFDQGHGYYVSVEGVQVADYPWTNISCQGFQPALNYFVDPTQTSMQAFVNFKDAPYSGGGSITVKGNIQQSTLFSTRLFVAKLPLEDLPIYISYSVKSDRDSILALCLELSSETDGVMYALITNDVDSFPSLDPSKSQYYKIIQAEKMESPGITSWILYKATLRLGGYTLTGINATCILRRLNPTKPASRKSLGFGYPEGISDESFPYCASIGHISIRNSEQSMQFPQANAWVTEGQCISWAPDSNGTRNVSLKIVWKLADAYTDSFMKYNIYVEKQMANSGGNSVERTYLGVARVEAFYVSDLDVPSEVTCLRFIIQICAYDGSCQEIEKSPTFILDC, via the exons CCCTCCTCCTCGatcccctcctccgccgcctcctcctcctgtTCCGCTCCTCCATGGCCTCCGCCGACGCCCTGGAGCCCAACCGAGACGACGATCGGAGGCCGTGGGATCCCCCCTTCGATCCCTCGGAGCCGTCGCTTCCCATCTCCTACCCCATCGCCGATCTCCGTGCCCTAGAATCGCGGTCCTACTTCGAGTCCTTCCACTTCCCCTTCAACAGGGCCTCCgcccccctccctccctcctccgcggcggcggcggcggtggcggcgccgcTCCCTCCGCGGCGGAGGATCCTCGTGTGCCACGACATGAAGGGTGGGTACCGCGACGACGCGTGGGTGCAGGGAGGGAGCAACGCCGACGCCTACGCTATCTGGCACTGGCACCTCATGGACGTGTTCGTCTACTTCTCCCATTACTTGGTTACGCTTCCCCCACCGTGCTGGACCAATGCGGCGCATACCCATGGTGTCAAG GTTTTAGGTACATTCCTCGCAGAATGGGATGCTGGTAAGGTAGTCTGTGAGACATTGCTCGCGACAAAAAGTGCTGCTCGAATGTATGCTGAGAGATTGGCAGAACTTGCCAGCGCTTTGGGTTTCGATGGTTGGCTG ATCAATTTGGAGGTTAATCTGGACTCCCAGCTAATTGATAACTTGAAAGAGTTTTTGCATCATCTAACGGAGACTATGCACTCTTATGTTCCTGGATCTTTGGTTATATG GTATGATGCTGTGACTAAAGATGGTCAACTTGATTGGCAAGACCAATTGAATGGGAAGAACAAACCATTTTTTGATTTGTGTGACGGCATTTTTGTCAATTACACTTGGAAT GAAAAGTACCCAGAGTATTCAGCTGCTGTTGCTGGTGAGAGGAAGTTTGATGTGTACATGGGAATTGATGTTTTTGGCAGAAACACCTTTGGAGGTGGGCAATGGAAT ACAAATGTGGCCCTTGATTTACTGAAAAAGGAGGATATTTCAGCTGCTATATTTGCTCCTGGATGGGTATATGAAACAAAGCAAGAACCTGACTTTCAGTCTGCACAAAATCG TTGGTGGGGCCTCGTTGAACAATCATGGGGAATACTTCAAACCTATCCAAAATTACTGCCTTTCTACTCAAATTTTGATCAG GGACATGGTTATTATGTTTCTGTTGAAGGTGTGCAAGTAGCTGATTATCCATGGACTAATATTTCTTGTCAAGGTTTTCAG CCTGCCCTCAATTATTTTGTAGATCCAACTCAAACTTCTATGCAAGCTTTCGTCAA TTTTAAGGATGCACCTTATAGTGGAGGGGGAAGCATTACAGTCAAAGGAAATATTCAACAGAGCACTCTTTTCTCAACGCGGCTTTTTGTTGCAAAACTTCCTTTGGAGGATTTACCCATCTACATTTCATATTCT GTGAAATCTGATAGGGATTCTATCCTAGCATTGTGCCTCGAATTATCATCCGAAACTGATGGCGTAATGTATGCTCTCATCACCAATGATGTTGACTCATTCCCCTCTCTGGACCCCTCTAAAAGTCAATACTATAAAATCATTCAAGCAGAAAAGATGGAGAGCCCAGGTATCACATCTTGGATTCTTTACAAAGCAACTCTCCGCTTGGGTGGCTACACTCTAACTGGTATCAATGCCACATGTATTTTGAGAAGGCTAAATCCAACCAAACCAGCATCCAGAAAAAGCTTAGGTTTTGGATATCCTGAGGGAATTAGCGATGAGTCTTTCCCCTATTGTGCATCGATTGGCCATATAAGCATTAGAAATTCTGAACAGAGCATGCAATTCCCTCAGGCAAATGCATGGGTTACCGAAGGCCAGTGCATTTCATGGGCCCCAGATTCTAACGGAACTAGAAATGTTAGTCTCAAAATTGTATGGAAATTGGCGGATGCATATACAGATTCCTTCATGAAGTATAATATATACGTCGAAAAGCAAATGGCCAACTCTGGTGGGAACTCCGTGGAGAGAACATATCTTGGGGTTGCTCGAGTTGAGGCATTTTATGTATCGGATCTAGATGTTCCAAGTGAAGTTACATGTCTCAGATTTATCATTCAAATCTGTGCATACGATGGCAGTTGTCAGGAAATTGAGAAATCACCTACATTTATCTTAGACTGTTGA